GCTTCCGTTCCTCGACTACGTCTACGTGAACGAGGTCGTGGGACGCGCCGAGCACGCGATGGTCGCGCTCGGGACGCATTCGCTCCAGGACTCGATCATGCTGAACCTGTACGCGTCGCCCGAGTGGCGGGAGCGCTACCTGCGCCCGCTGGTCGCAGGCGAGATCTTCCCGAGCTTCGCGATGACCGAGCCCGACGTCGCCAGCTCGGACCCGACCCAGCTCAAGACCTCGGCCGTCCTCGACGGCGACCAGTGGGTGATCCGCGGCCGCAAGTGGTTCACGACCGGCGCCAACCGGGCCGCGTACACGACGGTCATGGTGCGCACCGAGCCCGATGCGCCGCCGCACCGCGCCTACAGCATGATCATCGTTCCGACCGGCACGCCGGGCTACGAGATCGTGCGTGAGACGCCCGTGCTCGGCATGCTCGGCGGTCACTGCGAGGTCGCCTACGACGACGTGCGGGTCCCCAAGGCGAACCTCCTCGGGGAGCGCGGCCAGGGCTTCCTCATCGCGCAGCAGCGCCTGGGGCCGGGGCGGATCTTCCACTGCATGCGCTGGCTCGGGCAGGCCCAGCGCGCCTTCGATCTCATGTGCGAGCGGGCCAACTCGCGGGTCGCGTTCGGCGAGCCGCTGGCGAAGAAGCAGTCGATCCAGAACATGATCTTCGACACCGCCGCCGAGATCCAGGCGTGTCGCCTGCTGACGCTCGACGCCGCGCACAAGATCGATCAGGGCGACCCGGCACGCATCGAGATCGGCATCATCAAGGTCGTGGGCGCGCACATGCTGCACCAGGCGATCGACCGGGCGATCCAGGTGCACGGCGCCAAGGGTGTCACGTCGGACACGCCGCTCGAGCGCATGTATCGCAACGCCCGGTTCGCGCGCATCTACGACGGCCCCGACGAGGTGCACCGCATGACGGTCGCCCGCCTGCTGCTGCGCGCCTACCAGGACGGTGGGCGCGTCGACTTCGGGAAGCCGAGCCAAGACTCCGTCTTGGCTCGGGGCTAGGACGCGAGGGTGTAGCGTCGGTGGTACGCGCGACCGGCATGCCGCGGCCGGCGAAGCCGGCGCGGCAGCGCAGGCACGCGCGAGGAGGGAACCGCGGCACACGGGTGCCGCAGCGTGCGCTCAGGGCAGGGCTCTCGACCGGTTGCACTCTCGCGTCCGGTCGCGACCCGAGACTAGGTCTTGGGTCGGTCCAGTGCCCACCAGGTCGCGACGACCACCGCCGTCGCGATCTCCCGGGCGGCCCAGTCGTCCTCGCCCTCCGCGTCGTCGAACACGACCCACTGGGGCTCGTTCGCGATCTCCGCTGCGAGCCGGTTCTCCTCGCCCTCGCGCCGCTCCGCCATGCTGAACCTCCTCGACGCCCGGAGCGAAGGTACTCTCCGACCGGGCGGGCCTCAACGACGCGGCGCGCTGTCGCGCGGTCAGTGGAGCGTCGGGGCGTCGTCCAGCAGGCGGGAGAGGCGCGTGCGGATCTGCTCCACGTCGTCCGCCTCGGGCGCGATCTCGAGATAGCGACGGAAGTCGGTCGCAGCCGCGGCGGCGCAGCCGAGCCGCTCGTACAGGAAGCCGCGCGTGCGGATCTCGTCGGCGCCCTGCGGCGTCATGACCAGGAGGAGGTCGACGGCGAGCAGCGCCTGCGCGTCCTGGTCGCGCTCGAGGTAGATGCGCAGGAGGTTGCGGAGCATACGACCCAGCATCGCGCGGGACGTGGTGCTGGAGAGGAACTCCTCCGGAACCGTCTCGAACGTCGGGCCGCGATTCGCCTCCGCGAGGCCGCGCAGGCGCTCCAGGAGCTCCTCCTCCCCCACGCGCTGTCCGCCGTGGAAGGGATCGAGCAGGAGCGGGGGCCCGCTGCGTGAGGGCACGCGGACGAGGAAGTGCCCGGGGAAACCAACGCCCTCGAGTTTGACGCCGACCCGGCGGCCGACCTCGATCAGGACGATCGAGAGCGTGATCGGGATGCCGAGGCGGCGCGCGAGGACGTCGTTCAGGAAGCTGTTGCGGGCATCGTAGTAGTCGTCGGCGTTGCCCTTGAAGCCGCACTCGCCGAACAGATACCGCGCCACGGCGAGCGCCCGGTCGACCGGCGTCGCCGTCGGCATCAGGCGCGGCCGGACGGCGTCGGCCAGACGGTCCAGCTCCGCGAGCGCCGGCTCGGGGTCGAGGTCCGGGTATGCGATCCGCGCGATCTCGAGGGCTCCGCGCGCGAGATCGCAGCGCGGGCTCTGGACGATCTCGGCGAATCGACTGCGCAGCGTGTTCACGACAATCCGGCTCGACGATCGAGCGTCACGACACTAGCC
This DNA window, taken from Candidatus Eisenbacteria bacterium, encodes the following:
- a CDS encoding acyl-CoA dehydrogenase family protein produces the protein MSFEVPSHVRPIREKVRRFIEERIYPVEGVIDAGGDEGRAIMLRLMAQAKADGLWALGHPKEIGGGGLPFLDYVYVNEVVGRAEHAMVALGTHSLQDSIMLNLYASPEWRERYLRPLVAGEIFPSFAMTEPDVASSDPTQLKTSAVLDGDQWVIRGRKWFTTGANRAAYTTVMVRTEPDAPPHRAYSMIIVPTGTPGYEIVRETPVLGMLGGHCEVAYDDVRVPKANLLGERGQGFLIAQQRLGPGRIFHCMRWLGQAQRAFDLMCERANSRVAFGEPLAKKQSIQNMIFDTAAEIQACRLLTLDAAHKIDQGDPARIEIGIIKVVGAHMLHQAIDRAIQVHGAKGVTSDTPLERMYRNARFARIYDGPDEVHRMTVARLLLRAYQDGGRVDFGKPSQDSVLARG
- a CDS encoding transglutaminase-like domain-containing protein; this translates as MNTLRSRFAEIVQSPRCDLARGALEIARIAYPDLDPEPALAELDRLADAVRPRLMPTATPVDRALAVARYLFGECGFKGNADDYYDARNSFLNDVLARRLGIPITLSIVLIEVGRRVGVKLEGVGFPGHFLVRVPSRSGPPLLLDPFHGGQRVGEEELLERLRGLAEANRGPTFETVPEEFLSSTTSRAMLGRMLRNLLRIYLERDQDAQALLAVDLLLVMTPQGADEIRTRGFLYERLGCAAAAATDFRRYLEIAPEADDVEQIRTRLSRLLDDAPTLH